A genomic window from Quercus lobata isolate SW786 chromosome 10, ValleyOak3.0 Primary Assembly, whole genome shotgun sequence includes:
- the LOC115964716 gene encoding uncharacterized protein LOC115964716 has product MAAIRTICQLTRWYHRFCLRHVASNFNQQIGNKNLMAMVMWAGMENQLRKYQITRDRITQLSADVEKYLREIPVEKWTLACDGGHRHGAMTTNLFESFNGVLKSARNLPITALVELTYYRCVAYFVDRYTKACAEVTAGERITAYAKNKFNKLEKKAPKHSFTVFSHEDGLFEVRTPINPNSAYRGNHRHEVNLRQNTYSCQKWQVYKIPCSHVIAVCKYQGISAMRYIDCCYHLEEQVACYAPRFRTVPDSVHWNEPNFPVLYPNVKLRHEKGRPRTTRLRNEMDEGAEHQPRPLCSLCRQEGHNRRTCPTRTVAGSTSD; this is encoded by the coding sequence ATGGCAGCGATACGAACTATATGTCAATTGACACGTTGGTATCATCGTTTTTGCCTTCGCCATGTGGCTAGCAATTTCAATCAACAAATTGGGAATAAAAACTTGATGGCTATGGTAATGTGGGCAGGCATGGAGAATCAGTTACGAAAGTATCAAATCACCAGGGATAGAATTACTCAATTAAGTGCAGATGTTGAGAAGTATTTAAGGGAAATACCAGTGGAAAAGTGGACGTTAGCATGCGATGGTGGACATCGTCATGGGGCAATGACCACAAACTTGTTTGAAAGCTTCAACGGAGTTCTAAAGAGTGCTAGAAATCTGCCCATAACTGCATTAGTTGAACTTACATACTATCGTTGTGTCGCCTACTTTGTCGATCGGTATACTAAGGCATGTGCAGAGGTTACTGCCGGTGAACGCATTACGGCCTATGCAAagaataaattcaataaattggaaaaaaagGCACCAAAGCATTCATTTACTGTGTTCAGTCATGAAGATGGTCTGTTTGAAGTCAGAACACCAATAAACCCTAACTCTGCATATAGGGGTAATCATCGTCATGAGGTAAATTTGAGGCAGAACACTTATAGTTGTCAAAAATGGCAGGTTTATAAGATTCCGTGCTCACATGTCATTGCCGTGTGTAAATATCAAGGCATCTCTGCAATGCGATATATCGACTGTTGCTACCATTTGGAAGAACAAGTTGCTTGTTATGCACCTAGATTTCGCACGGTTCCAGACAGTGTACATTGGAATGAGCCTAATTTCCCGGTCTTGTATCCTAATGTCAAGCTGCGCCATGAAAAAGGTCGACCAAGAACAACTCGGCTTCGAAATGAAATGGACGAAGGGGCAGAGCATCAACCAAGGCCATTGTGCAGTCTCTGTAGGCAAGAAGGCCATAATAGAAGAACATGCCCCACTCGAACTGTGGCTGGCTCCACTAGTGACTAA
- the LOC115964717 gene encoding uncharacterized protein LOC115964717, producing the protein MIDPTPPFEKPTQSIWDPTQEFYVGLLFADKDELQAAVKRYHIKRNQTFCVRESDPECWSVRCKNCSWHLRACFWATYGLFEVRKYNGPHTCTESTLTQDHEQLDTHVIEKELRDVVKNDSTIKIASLQQTLYNKYQYRPSYFKVWEAKEKAIGRTFGDWDKSYQLLPKWLKALTDSNPGSRVIWRTIPDTMPGCAIFERVFWAFGPSIEGFQHCRPVISIDGTFLYGKYKGTLLIASTWDGDNRLFPLAFAIVEKETDDSWY; encoded by the coding sequence ATGATTGATCCAACCCCACCATTTGAAAAGCCCACTCAGAGTATTTGGGACCCTACCCAAGAGTTTTATGTGGGCTTGCTTTTTGCCGATAAGGATGAACTACAAGCTGCTGTTAAACGCTATCACATCAAGAGGAACCAAACATTTTGTGTAAGAGAGTCAGATCCAGAATGTTGGTCTGTAAGGTGCAAAAATTGTTCTTGGCATCTTCGAGCATGCTTCTGGGCTACATATGGGTTATTTGAGGTTAGGAAATACAATGGTCCACACACATGTACAGAGTCCACGCTCACACAAGATCACGAGCAATTAGACACCCATGTTATTGAAAAAGAGTTGAGGGATGTTGTCAAAAATGATTCAACCATAAAGATTGCTTCACTTCAACAAACTCTTTACAATAAGTACCAATACAGGCCTTCTTATTTTAAGGTGTGGGAGGCAAAAGAGAAAGCAATTGGTAGAACGTTTGGTGATTGGGACAAATCTTACCAATTATTGCCAAAATGGTTGAAAGCTTTGACTGATTCAAACCCGGGCAGCAGGGTTATTTGGAGAACAATACCTGATACTATGCCAGGCTGTGCGATATTCGAGAGAGTGTTCTGGGCTTTTGGTCCATCAATTGAAGGTTTTCAACATTGTAGGCCAGTAATTAGTATAGATGGAACTTTCCTATATGGTAAGTACAAAGGTACGTTACTGATTGCATCAACGTGGGATGGTGACAACAGACTTTTTCCACTTGCCTTTGCCATTGTGGAGAAGGAAACTGATGATAGCTGGTATTAG
- the LOC115965690 gene encoding uncharacterized protein LOC115965690 isoform X2 has translation MASSSSQKSHKLKVKGDEEGDWLELGLGIGFRRACRKEEDQGSHPPVSKPLPIATSFAASSSSSLPLQTNQLGLGLELKASGLALRFDNEGVRHVDIMAPPSSNYHNLLLWPDNCHHYHDNNDEDVEIDVYNGLPESSSSWPWHMDSGAAFLGLHDCPVPVPNDSHHYDSSTTRPHPGFWFTLRSLTNRDGEVLPQIPKAYIRVKDENVTVFMVKKYLVTKLGLSNEAEVMESSLGF, from the exons AtggcctcttcttcttctcaaaaatctCACAAACTAAAGGTTAAAGGAGACGAAGAAGGAGATTGGCTTGAGCTGGGGTTAGGTATAGGGTTTAGAAGAGCTtgtagaaaagaagaagatcaGGGATCACACCCTCCAGTTTCAAAACCTCTACCAATAGCAACATCTtttgctgcttcttcttcttcttctttaccctTGCAAACCAACCAGCTAGGTTTAGGGTTAGAGTTAAAGGCAAGTGGTTTAGCTTTAAGGTTTGATAATGAGGGTGTCAGGCATGTGGATATCATGGCGCCGCCTAGTAGTAATTATCACAACTTGTTGTTGTGGCCAGATAATTGTCATCATTACCATGATAATAATGATGAGGATGTAGAAATAGATGTGTATAATGGTTTGCCtgaatcatcatcatcatggcCATGGCACATGGATTCAGGTGCTGCTTTTCTTGGCCTTCATGACTGCCCAGTGCCGGTTCCCAATGATTCTCATCATTACGACTCCTCAACTACACGACCCCATCCTGGTTTTTGGTTTACCCTCCGCTCCTTAACCAACCG gGATGGGGAAGTGTTGCCTCAAATACCAAAGGCGTACATTAGAGTGAA GGACGAGAACGTGACAGTTTTCATGGTTAAAAAGTACCTGGTTACAAAGCTTGGTCTCTCCAACGAAGCTGAg GTGATGGAGAGTAGTTTAGGGTTTTGA